The Thalassotalea nanhaiensis genome has a window encoding:
- the pssA gene encoding CDP-diacylglycerol--serine O-phosphatidyltransferase gives MILSRKSKLSLKDAIPFNADDFEIIHSAKQYRTELLNLINTAKTRIYITALYIQDDEAGREVLHALFAAKQKNPDLDIRVFVDFHRAQRGLIGAEKSLGNRQLYIDLTEQYEHGIDIYGVAVKRREFLGVLHLKGFIFDDTVLFSGASINDIYLNVGDKYRCDRYHKFHNDSLADSFVNFLNTNFVHSGCAPKLNQAQVPNKKQIKPLISKLKASIKHAPYKVQGAATAKADLIVAPMVGLGARGNQLNITARRVFKAASNSLVVFTPYFNFPKSLSADLNRALKRGVEVTIVVGDKRANDFYISEPDKFSTIGIVPYIYEMLLRNFIKRNQQYIDKGQLNLHLWLDGTNSYHLKGVVADDTYHLITGSNLNPRAWSLDLENGLLVCDKSQQLKAGWQQELNGVLANTTRVTSINDIESVQDYPDKPRELLRKIKLTQIDRILKRFL, from the coding sequence ATGATCCTATCCCGCAAAAGTAAGCTATCTCTTAAAGATGCTATTCCATTTAATGCTGACGATTTTGAAATAATACATTCAGCTAAACAATATAGAACTGAGTTATTAAACTTAATCAATACAGCTAAAACTCGTATTTATATTACTGCGCTCTATATACAAGATGATGAAGCGGGTAGAGAAGTGTTGCATGCATTGTTTGCGGCTAAGCAAAAAAATCCAGATCTGGATATACGTGTATTTGTTGATTTTCATCGGGCGCAACGCGGTTTAATTGGTGCAGAAAAATCTCTTGGCAACCGGCAATTATACATAGACCTAACTGAGCAATATGAACATGGTATTGATATTTATGGTGTAGCTGTAAAGCGACGCGAGTTCTTAGGAGTATTACACCTTAAGGGTTTCATTTTTGATGATACAGTGTTGTTTAGTGGTGCCAGTATCAATGACATTTACCTCAACGTTGGCGATAAATACCGTTGTGATAGATATCACAAATTTCATAACGACAGCCTCGCAGACAGTTTCGTTAACTTTTTAAATACTAACTTTGTTCATAGCGGTTGTGCGCCTAAATTAAACCAGGCACAAGTGCCAAATAAAAAGCAAATTAAGCCGTTAATTAGTAAGTTGAAAGCGTCTATTAAACATGCACCATATAAAGTACAAGGAGCAGCTACAGCTAAAGCTGATTTGATTGTTGCGCCAATGGTCGGTTTAGGAGCACGTGGAAATCAACTTAATATTACGGCTAGAAGAGTGTTTAAAGCCGCTTCAAATTCTTTAGTGGTGTTTACACCCTATTTTAACTTTCCTAAATCATTAAGTGCTGATTTAAATCGTGCTCTTAAAAGGGGAGTAGAGGTTACAATTGTAGTTGGTGATAAAAGAGCGAATGATTTTTATATTTCTGAGCCAGACAAGTTTTCAACTATCGGAATTGTGCCTTATATTTATGAAATGCTGCTGAGAAATTTCATCAAACGTAATCAACAATACATAGATAAAGGCCAATTAAATCTACACCTGTGGTTAGATGGGACGAACAGTTATCATTTAAAAGGTGTTGTTGCTGATGATACTTACCACCTTATTACCGGTAGTAACTTAAACCCGCGAGCATGGAGCTTGGATCTTGAAAATGGACTATTGGTTTGTGATAAAAGCCAACAGCTTAAAGCAGGCTGGCAGCAGGAGTTAAATGGGGTTTTAGCGAATACTACCCGCGTCACTTCAATCAATGACATTGAATCAGTTCAAGATTACCCTGATAAGCCAAGAGAGCTGTTACGTAAAATTAAACTGACCCAAATAGATAGAATATTAAAGCGGTTTCTATAA